From the genome of Candidatus Woesearchaeota archaeon:
TTGAGAAGGGCAATGAATAAACCAATGCACAGCCACATTGCAGACGAGGAAATAGCTGAACGCGGAATAACTGAAACTTCAACCAAAAAAGAAAAAGGGCTGGTGCGAAGAGTTGCCACAAAAATAGGCGCGTATGTTCTTGCCGGAAGCATCGCTCTCGGCGCAGCGCTGGGCGTTGAACAGTTTGGAAGCCCGATACAGCGTTATGTGGGAAAAATAATGGTGGAGCACGAACAGGGAATTCTTGAACAAACTAATAACCGTGTCGCAAAAAAACTTGACGATATACTCGACCAGCTTAGCCCAGTACCGCTCAAAACGCTTGTACAACAGTATGCGCAGGAGCGAAGTGATGGAACAATAACACTGCTCGACCGCACCAAGACACCGTTTGCTGAACGCCCGCAGTATCAGGGAAAAGTGGTGCAGGACCGCACACGCGTAATCTGGAAATCTCTCGACGAAATTTCGCCGTATCTCGCCGCTGCAACCGTCGCGGCAGAGGACCGCCGATTTGAGCATCACGGCGCATGGGACCCTGCGGCCGCAATCAGCGCAGCAGCAGACATTGCAGCAGCAAGGGTGCAAGGGAAAAAAACATACCCCCGTGGCGCAAGCACCATAGCCATCCAGCTTGCTGATAACCTGCTCTGCCCCGCATGGAATCCACCGTACGCGTGCACGGCTGATAATAAGTTGGTGCACAAAATGAGGGAATGGCTGCTTGCCGCAAAAATTGAGTCCGTGTCATCAAAAAAAGATATTCTTGAAACGTATTTGAACAGTGCTTATTTTGGGTATGAACCAAGGAGCAAAGCGCATTTGGTCGGCGTTGAAGCAGCGGCACAGCATTATTTCGGCAAACAGGCAGTATCGCTTGACGCAGGAGAATCAGTTTTGCTGGTTGCGATGATAAAAAAGCCATCGCGGTATGGCACGCGGGCGTATGCAGATTTTTCACAGGGGAAATTGTCAACGGCTGCAGTAAACGGGCTTGTGCAGCGCGCGCAGTACGCAATTGAATCATTTGGTGAGATGAGCAGAAATGGAGAATTTCAACAGCCGTACTATGCAGCGATTAAACAAGACGATGTGCAGCGCATTATCGCACAGCTTCATTATCGGAATCTGCCATTTGTGCGGCCGACGCCGGCAACGCCGCGTGAGCGCGCGTATGAATTTGAAGACGTGGTGCTTCAGCAGCTCGAAAAACTAAAATTGCCGGCGCATGGTGACGTAACTATTGAAACAACGCTTGATCCGGGGCTGCAGGATTTTTCACGCGATGTGCTGCGCCGCTCCATTGAAAAAATACGCGCAAGCGGCGCGCCAAAGCCGGAATACCTAAACGGCTCTATCGTCGTCGTTGACACCGAAAATCAAGAACTTCTTTCCGTGGTCGGCGGATTGGGCATTGACCGCAACGATTATATCAACCGCGCCCTGCGACGCACGTCGGTTGGTTCTGGCTTTAAGCCGTTCATCACGTGGATGTATCTCGAGCAGGGCGGCCACATCACGGATACGTTCAAGGATGCGCCGAAAGTGCTCACGTACCAGTTCGCGCCGGGAAAAACAAAAACGTACCGGCCGGGAAATTTCAAGGGCCACTTCAGCTACCAGAACATCACGCTTGAGCAGGCGCTTGCCGAGTCAAAAAACACGATTTTTGCCGAAGTAAATTTCAACCTGATTCGTGATCTCGGCGCAGAAAAAATGAAACACGCGCTCAATATGCTCGGCATGGGACTTGAGCAGTACTGGCTTTCGTCGGTGCTCGGCACTGAAGTTGCGCCGCTTGATTTTGCCGGCGCGTTTTCAATATTTGCCAACGGAGGGACGGTGCATTTAAACGAGACCGGCATGGTAAACCTTGACCCGCTTAAAAAAATTGTGTACCATGATCCGACAACCGGCGCTGAAAAAATATATCCTGAAACCGGCACCGCGTATGCAGCAATAACCCCACAGCATAGCGAAACGCTCGACCACGCATTGAGAAAAGTGGTAGTGGAAGGCACGGGAAAAAGAGCAGATATCACGGGGTATGACATTCGCGGCAAAACAGGCACGGGCCTCGCCAGCTTTATGTTTGTCGGATACGAGCCAGCGCTTGACCGGCTCGTGCTGGTGCAGTTCAGCTCTGACGAGCCTGCAGCAACCGGCCGGCTGAAATTAACGGGCGGTGAATGGGCTGCGCCGGCGGCAAAAGAAATATTCCAGTATATGATTGACCATCAGAAGCAGAGTTAGTTTTTGCCGTTGGTGTTTTTAGTTGTTGTTCTTGCTACACTATAAGTTTTTATCACTGGCAAAACCACAGAAAAGAATGGCACACCAAACACATCATTCTTTGATCGGGCGAATCGTCCGCTGGGGAAGTATCACCACACTGGTAGCCGGTGGCGCAGTGGGAACGTATATGCTCGTTGCAGAGACACCGTTTACCGAGAATATTTCTCTGGTGAGCAAAAGTTATGCCGCTGCAAAAATTGACACCGCGATTGGCTGGGGGCACCGCGCGCTCACGACTGACCCTGCCGAACTTATGGACGATGTACGCAGCATGGGAGAAAAAGTTGAAAAAGTGTTAAGAGAATACCGCGGCCCGATTGCAACCGGTGAATTTGACGGCGTACTTGAAAGCATTCGCGGCATGCTTGAAGACCAGCGCACAACAATTTCAAACTACCGAACGAGCCAGGCAAACCAGATTGCAGCGGAACGAGAACTCACGCAGTGCATCATTCAAGTTGACGCTCTTTCACAATTAGCGCATGCCGTCGATAAAGCGCGCGATACAGTGCCCGGATGCACGCAAGCGCTTCAAAATTATCAGAATGTGCAAAAAGCAGCTGCGCCAGCAGGCGAATCAAAAAAATTAGGAAAGCCAACAGCGCAGCAGCTTGCGGCTGAATCAAAACGAATTCAGCAGCAGGCAGCAGGGCTTGAGCGCCTTGCATCGTGCGCAGAAACAATGGTGACTGCGTATGGCGCGTTTGACGCGGCGCAGCAAAAACTCGAGCAGGCACAGCAAGGGAAGAATGCACACCAGCCAAAAGATATGTACGAAGCAGCATGTCTCATGAAAGGATTGGCTGTGTATGCTCCGGTTATGGAACGTAGAGAGCTAAACGGGCTTCTTGATACGCTGACCGGCCAGATGCGTGGATTTTACGACGGAGAATCGCGCTATGCCCGCGACCGTGACGCCGCATACCATGCGCTGAGTACGATGAATGTTGATGATGTTTCACAAGCGCGAAAAAGTATTGACGCGCGCGTTGAGGGAAGTGTGCGCATACGCTTCTTTGTTGAAGATGTGCAGGCGCTTTCGCGCATGCCAAAACAGTATCGTGTTGAAGCGGCACGGTTTCTTGCGGAGTCAGTCTATGCCTCATCGCCTGAAGAGGGCGAACAGCTTGCGCGCATGCTTGCCCCGAAAATGTCGTCGGCAGTTGTGCGCGAGATGGCAGCTGCATTGCCAGCAGAAGAACAGCGGCGATTGTATGGTGAGCTCGGCGCGCAACTAACGCCACCATCGACAAATACCGCGCCGTTCCAGCAGCCTCTGCAGCAACCGATGGGAAGTGCGCCGGGAAGTGCACACTATGACGCGGAAGACCGGCCAGCACAAACATACACACCACCTATTCCTGAAAAAGGATTTTTGCAAAGAGTGATTGAAAAAATATTGTAGAAAAAAACAAAAGAATAAGGAACGAAGAATAAGGAACAAGTAGAGGAGGGAGACTATGAACAATCGACGATTTCATGACCAAAAAAAAGCAGGAGGATATGTAACAATAAAGCGCGTGCTTACCACGGTAGGCGCAGCAGGATGCGTGTACATCGGCACATGGCTCTCGAGCCCGACGCTGAACGAATCACTCGAACGGGTAACAGCAGCGGCAACAGAAAGTGGCGAAGCAAGCGCCGCCGTTGGATATCGAGTTATGGACACGGCACTGCAGAGCTCAAAACAAGATGTGATAAAAGTGTTGGGGGACGTGCATGCAAAAGCGCCTGAAGCGTTTCAGCGATTTGTCAATCTAGCGTATGCAGTCAACGCGCTCAATGGCAGCACGCCCGGCCAGCTTGACCCGACACGATTGGGAAATGTGGTATTGGGTGAAGCGTCGATTGGCCAGCGTGATGGCACGATTTCTGTTGAATATCAACAGCCCGGCAGCGCGCCGCAAAGTTACGCAGTCCGCACATTTAATGGAGACAACGGGCTTGAGCTCGTGCTGCAGCGCACCGGACTTGCGCCTATTTCAGTTGGCCCGCCTGCACTGACCGTGCCAAATGCACCAATGTCGCCGGGAGTTGTGTACCAACAACCGCAGCAGCCTGCACCGTTGTCAAGTGCACCGGCACCGTATCACGCGGCGGCCGGAAGTGGAGCAACGTATGCGCCAGCACCATCGGTATCAGCAGCACCGATTCCAAGCATCGGCAGCTTGTTCAAAACAGTGACGCACTAATGAGCACCATGAACACCGCACCAATCGCAGAGACGCTGAATGCAACCGAACAGATACGTTCCACACTGTGGAACGCGCTGCAGCTCGAAGAGCCACGCTACACCATGGCTGACCGCGTTATGCTCGCGGCAGCATCGGTATTTGGCGAACGCGCATATCGGCGGATGGAACACGCAGTTAACCAGCAGCATGTTCCGGGTGTCATCGCTGACCTCGACCGGTTTGCGCATGATTTGAAGCGGGAACTGGGCAATGCGTACCGAGGAGGGAAAGAGGGAAGTGTTCAGTGCGAGACAGCGCGAGTTTATATCGCTTGACGAGCATACAAAAAATGATTCAAAAATAAAAATTCAAAAAATAAAAGTAATAAAAATAATTGAAAATAAAGCTTGAAAAAATAAAAGAAAATAAAACAATAAAAATGAACAATAAGAATCATTTTTCACGGAGGGAACGAACATGGCAGACAAAGATGGTAACGGAAAGGAAGGAACAGACCATTCTATTGATGAAAAAAATTGGGAGCAAATAGAGAAAGAGCTCCGCGCTGAAGGGGCATCAGGGACAGGAACAAATGGTGCTTATACAACGACGACACAGCAGCAAAACGGCTCAAATGGAACAGGCACGAAACGCGGCGGACTTGAAGGAGCAGTAAATGCACCTGACCTTGCACAGATGTACCATGTAAACGGCGCAGGAAATGGATCACAGAATCCGCTCACCGCAAAAGCAAAAGAATTGGGACTGCTTGAGGGCATTAACCTTCCCGGCACGCAGAGAGAATTAGATACTATGCAGAAACAGGCAGAAGAAACACCAAATTTTCTTGAGCAAAAAATGAAGTTCCTCGCTGATGTAAAGGTAGAAGATTATTACGGCACACTGGATGGGGCGCTGATCGGCGTTGCCCGAAGAATGGGAACGAAAGTATATGGAACAGTGCAAGGCTGGGTTGATAACCGGGTGAAAAAAGGACTTAAGGATATGGTTCGCTCAGACCTTGAAGAGCAGGCAACAAAATTACGCGCAAATGTTGAGCGATATGAAAAGATTTCTGGCGAGCTAAGCAAGGTTGGCGAGAAATATTCGCAACGGAGCATTGTTGGAAATGCCATGCTACAACAGGAAACCTACCCAAAAATAGCGGAGGGATATAAAGAGATAGAGCGGCTCAACAAAGATCTCGCAGCAGCAACACAATCGGGAGATTTCACGAAGGCCCATGCAGCACGCATGGAAGGGAACCGAAAAGAAAAAGAAGTTGCTGAACAAGAAAACTTTTATGAACGCCTTGATTTCCGCGTGAAGGCAGCAAGGACAGCAACCACCGCAGTGGAGGGGCTCATCGAGCGTGCTACCAGGTATTCAAGCATGACGCAGCGCTACCTTATGGCGGTTGAAGAAAAAATCTCAATGTTAGGAATGGTCGACGAGATTGCCGGCATCCAGTTTGAAATAACGCCCGCGAATCTTGAGAACCTCGACTTTCTGTTGAGCGACGCAGGAAACATGATCGGTGCAAGGGGCTGTGAAATCAATCACGCCATTCAAGCAGGTGGAGACCCGACACGGGGACCAGACTTGAAGCCGGACTACCTCGCAAGCGACGCAGAAGCCATGCGAACTGAAACGTACCGAAGTGATAGAAGGGCACGCATTGAGCGGCTCCACTCGGAACGCGTCAGCCAGTTGAATGAAGCGGCGGCAGCGTACGAGACTCCACCTCCATCGGCGTGATTCTTTTAGTTTTTATTTTTTTCTGTTTTTATTTTTAATTTATTTTTGATCTTGAGTGAGGAAAGTACCCCATGATGCCAGATGTGATACAAATTGACGGACAAGCGCTGCGCGAAGGCAGGAAACAGGCAAAGTCACGCATGCAGCTGTGGGGCTTTACAACACCACTACAGTATCATGTCGGTGGGAGAAACACAAAAGAAGATTTAGAAAAAGTAGTCACCAGCGCCGAACAAACATATGGGTTATATGAAGCAGTGATGAAAACACTGTTACCACTGAATCCATTGGGAAAAAGTGATGAGGTCATAGCAAAAAAAGCGCTTAATTTGTATGCATTATATGTTGGGTGCAGTGAAGGGCTCGAGGCGCTGGCGAATGGGCAGGATAGTGGCGCACATATTGAACGGCAAGCGAGTATCCCGATCGGCGAATTCGGATTTGGTATTGGAAAACCTGATGAATACCGCCCTGCGCTTGATAACCTGTTGAAGTATCACACAAAATTATTTAAAACTGGCACACCGGCACTGGCGCTGCAGAGAGAATTTTTGGCAGTGATGAAAAAAACAATTGAGCGTGAAATGCAGCAGCAGGCGTATGAAACAGTCACGGGGCAGCTTGCGGGAGTAACGCTCGCTGTTAACGAAAGAATGTACCGCGGCTTTGAAAATGGTATGCAGCCATCAGTCGAGGCAGCTCAGTCCCCTGAAATCGTTCAGCGCCTTTCGGTGAGCAAAAATCCGGGTGAAATCGTCGTCATTGGCAATGATGAGGCGCTGGGTGAGATGAGCGGGATGGTAAAACAGCTTTTGCTGTATGATCCGGCATCCCAAACAAATGTCGCATTTGAGGGAGTGAAGCCGGTTGCGACGCTGTTGTTCGGCCCGCCCGGCACGGGAAAAACAACTATCATCAAGCGGTTGTATGCTGAAGCACAGACAGCAGCTACGCATAAGGGCGTGCCTGTGCAATGGGTTAATTTTGATAACAGCTTTAAGGACATGTACCACGGCAATGATGTCAAAAATTTGATGCGGCGATTCGACCAGCTCAAGGATCCTCGAAAGATAAGCATTGGCTCGGTCGAGGATGTCGACAGCGTGCTGCAGGCGAGAAGCGCGCATGACGCGTCGCACATCGAATCGCAGGCGATTAATGTGTTTCTCAATGAGCTTGATGGGCTGCTGACGGAGTACCGCGGAAATTATATTCTGATTTTTACGACGAATCATGTTGAAAAAATGGATAGCGCGCTCATGAACAGGATAACGCAGCATTTTGAAATCCGCGGGCCGCAAACACCCGTTGAATACGCACAGTTGTTCCGGTATAAGATGGGCGATGCACTGCCGCGGGTCCAAATGGATAAAGATGGCTGGCAGGAATTTTGCAGGCGCTGCGTGGAGTACAGCTTTTCAGGCCGGGACATTGACAAAATAGCTGCGGTGGCAAGAAAGTATGTGGTTAACGCAGACGGCATAACGCCAGCGATACAAACGCTTCCACCAAATGAACAGCGCACAGCACTCGCCAAAATGCGAAGGCCGGTAGACGCAGGGTATATTTTGCACGAGGTTGATCAAAGGCATAACGCAAATAGGCATGCAGAGCTCCAAAAAAAACGCGCAGCTACCCAGCACGAGTATGAGTTTTTGGAAGCACGATATGAAGCACAGCGGCGATTTGAAAATGGAAGAGGAGATGGTGGAAATGGAAACGGAGTGCCATCCGCATACACACCGCTGTCGAACCCTGCTGCAGCGACGGATAGAACAGATAGGCAAACAGGAAATACACGATCCTGAGGTGAAACAATGCCTCTTGCCACAGAAGAACCAAAATCGTTTCAATCATCGTTTCTTCGCACGTGGAGCGATGAGCAAGCATTTCTCAAGGGATTGGATAGAAAATATGCTGGTCCCGTTTCTTTAGAAGAGGCAACTGCTGATCTCACGGTTGTTGAAGAATTGAAACGAAAATATGAAAACGCACGCACGGGAAATGTTTTTTTGTTGAGCAGTGTGCTGCCGTATTATGGGCTTCTTGCTAGGGCATTGAAGCAACACCCCCTGCTAACGACCAGTAATATACAACCAACCAACAACACACCACCTAAGGTACACCACCAGCCGTGTACCACCAGCGAAACACTACCTACCGCATACGACAAACCACACACCACGAAGGATACAGTATCGACAAAATTGAGCACGGACATCGCGCAACAGGAACTCCGCCGGATTGAAGAGATGAACCATGCATTCGACGCTGCATTGGAAGACATCGTCAAAAACCGGCTTGAGGAAACAAGGATGTTTGGCAGGGAAATTGACGCAGGATTTTTTTCACGCTACACCGCCGTCTTGTTTGGCGAGATGCTTGCGCAGGATTCATTGTTGAGCATTATTCATCAGTACGCGCTTGCGGATGTTCCTATTATTAATGTAAAAGGTTCAGTCATCGGCCGCACGGGCTTTAACCTCGCTTTTTTTGGCGCGCCGGGCACGGGAAAAACATTCGCGATTAAAGAAATGATTCTTGGCAATCCAGACCGGGGAGTGCCTGCGCATGGACTTGTTGGCAGAAACAGGTATTGTGGCGGCATGACCGCTGCGCGGTTTATTCGCATGGGAGAAGCGTATGCAGGACGGCAGTTTAATTTTATTGTGCCGGAATTCAATGATTGGTTTTCGTCAGGGCGATCATCGTCAGCATCCAGCATGACGGACCGGCTGAAGCTCGCGCTGGAGCATGGTGAGGTTGCGTATGAAACAAACCGCGAAACAATTGGGCCGTACCGATTCGATTCTTTTTTTAGTGTCAATTATAACACGAAAACAAAAACAGGCACAAGGGAAAAAAGAAAAAAAGACGAGTATACCGTCACCATCGGCGACCCGAACTTTGAGGCAATCGAAGACCGTATGCTCTGCAATCTGCAGGTGCAAAGCACGGAGCGGTATGAAGCAGTCGCTGCATCACAGGAACGGCTCGTGATGGGTGAAATTGATTTTTCATGCGCGCCGCAAATACAAGACCACCTCATGTTGGTATACGCAATCCAAACCGGACACCCGCTGGTGACTGGATTGCCGCACTGTCCGCAAAAGCCCGTGCAAATGACTTCTGCGTTTTATTCGACGATAAAAAAGGCGAGGGATTCGATTATTAGCCAGATACGGGAAAAAACAGGCGAGGAGAACCCGACAATGCCGTTTAGCTCCCGTCTTGAGTACCGGGCGCTTCAGCTTGCTGCTGCGCTGGCGCTGCCAGAGTATTTTTCTGAAGTCAGGAGCGCTACTGCAACAATTGAAATATCCCAGCGCGCCTACGATTCAGCAGTACAGTTTTTTGTTATTGAAGCAGCAGTCCGCAGCAAAGGCGTTGTTGATGTGCAGTACACGCTCGACGCAGTGCAGCAGAATACTGGAAATGGTTAGGTGAAAAAACGATGCAACCGAATGGAATGCCAAGCCCTGCAATGCGGTATCAGCCGACCCTGGTTGATAATTACCAACAAACAAAAGAGCGCATTGCACAGATAGGCAGGCAGTATAATTTTAGTGAGCATGCAGTTATTGATGATCTGCATCAGTTGAGGGCCGGCCTTGCTGACTTTCAGGCGAACAAGAGTATTTATGCGCCACTTCTTGACACGGATATCGCCGGGCGCGCAGAGAAAAATCTTGCCGATCTTGAAAAAGATTTGAACAGGAATATCAAAAAATTTCTTGGCAACCTGCATGCAACGGGAATCGCGTTCGCCCGGGCGTATCATGCAACGAGAAAATCAGGAGAACCAGATGAGAGCGAAGAAGCAAGGAAAAACGGTGCATCGTTTGCGCAGGAGTATCAAGCATTTGTCGCAAAAACAAATTTGAATGGATATAAGACAGATGCATTCTTGAAAATGTATGCAGTGATTCAAGCAGAAATATGCCCTGACACAGCCATTCAGAGAACCAAACAGCAGCACAGGACTACACAAACACTCGATGAGATTACCAACGCAGAAAATGAACTGAAAACCGGAGAGGAAGCAGTTTATCGACGGATAAAGGCGGCAAAAAGTGCGCTTTTCTGGACGTATGTGCCACTTGCACAATGGCGTTTGCTCAACGTGATCACTGCAGAAGCAAAGCATGAGTTCGCTGGAGCGCACGAAGAGCTACGACAGCTGAAAGACGCGTTCCCAGTGTATGAAGCAGAAGAGAAAGAGATGGCTGAACGAACCAGAAATATGCAGCAGGCACGAAAGCGTCTTGAAGAAAAAACACCCAGTCTTGAGATGGCATATATTACTCTCCTTATAGAACAAGCGAAGCAGAAAAAAAGTGTGATATACCAAGGCGCGACAATTGGCATACAACGATTTGTTGACGCAGCAAATACGTTGCGAGAGGAAAAAGAAAAACTAAAAGGAGTTTATGAAACAGGTATCCGCGCCGTTGACCTTATGACGCGCGACACACTCCGAAAATTGGAAAAAATAGACGTCGCATTCACGCCTGAAGCATACGCCGATTACCAGAACCGGCTTGAACAGCTGCGCAGTATCCGCCAAAAGCGAAGCATGCTGGGGCTGAGTGAAATTGAAGGCATCAGCCGGCTTGAGTCATCGCTGGAACGGAACAGCGGTGCGGTACAGCGACACCTCGATCAATCGGTACGCGAGAAGATTGAGGCAGAAGTAGGCGCACGGTACGGTGTGGAAATTGACGCATTAAAAAAAGGCGCCGACGAACAACTTACTGCAATGCGCAGGGAATCTGAAAAAGCAACAGCGGAACGCCTTGCAGCAAAAGATGCAGAAACCCGTTCGATCCTCGCAGCCAAAGAAGCAGAGGCACAGGCAGCAGTTGCCGGAAAAGAGCGCGAGCTTGCCGAGATTACCAAACGGCACGATACACAAGTTACTGCAGAGCGGCGCGTACGGGAGCACACCGCAGGTGAACTATCCAGAGCAAAACAAACGCTGCGGGAACAAACACAAGCAGTTGCCGCCCTTGCAGCAGAGCGTGGAGCAGAAGAAGCACGGCGCAGGGAAGCAGAGGAAAAAACGCGCGATGCTGAAGAAAAAGCGCGCGCTGCAGAGCAACAAGCGCATGATGCACAAGAACGTGCGCGCGCACGCGAAGAAGAATCGCGAAGAGTTGCAGAAGAGGCGGAAGCGCGCGCAGCAGCAGTGCGTGAGGCAACGAGTGTGGTGCATGAAGAGACTGTTTTCTCGCCAGCACAGGCAGTTGTTCTTGGCAATGGCAGGATTTCTTGGCTTTAAATAGTTTTTAAATAAATGAATCTGTTTTTTAGTTGTAGCTATAACTACTACCTTTGTTTGTAGTTCTTACCTGGACACCAAAAGTATTTTATAGTATTAGGCTGTACTATACTGATAAATAAGGACATTTTAAAGAGATGTATATGTTTAGGCAACAACTACATGATGTTTTTTGTTGCATAGAAAACTTCAGAAAATGCACGGAGGGGAAGACAATGATTGACGCAGCACCACGGCAGCCGGGAGCGCAGGAAGAGGTTCTTGAGCATCTTGGATTAAGTAAAAATGAAGGCAAGGTCTATCTGACGTTGCTTGAACTGGGCACCTGCAACGTAGGAAAAATTGCAGAAAAAAGCAAACTCTACCGGCCCAATATTTACGACGCGCTTGAGCGGCTGAAACGGAAGGGGCTCGCCAATTATGTGAACATTGAAAACAAAAAGCAGTATCAGGCATCAGACCCGTCACATCTGATGAATCTTCTCGAACAAAAAGAAACACTACTCAAGAGCATCATGCCGCAGCTCATGCTGAACCACAAGCTCGCAAGCCAGCGGGTTGAAGTGCAGATATTTGAGGGCATTCCTGCCATCAGAAACATGACGCGCCGCTTCGTCGACAAAAAAGAAGAGATAGTATGTTTTGGCATCCCGAAAATAGTCACGGAACTTAATGGTGTTGAATTCCACAACAACTTGCACGTGCGGCGCATTGAAAACAAGACCAAGATGTGGCATATCTATAATGTTGACGGCCGTGAACGTGCAAAACATCTCGCCACGCTGCCGTACACCAACTGCAAGGTATTTCCATACAATAATCCAGTCAATACGCGTGTCTGTGGAGACGAAGTTGCCATTGTTAATTACTCGGCAGAGCCAGCACTCCTGATTCTGATAAAAAATGAGCAGATGGCAAAAGCGTACAAGGATTACTTCTGGCTGTTGTGGGAACAGGCACAAGAACCGTAAAGAGGAAAGAGAAAGAATGAAAGAGAGACAATGGAAAAAGAAGAAATAAAAAAGGAATGAAAAAATGACACTCATTGATGTCGCAATTGTTGGCGGAGGCATTGGTGGATTGTGCACAGCCACTGCGCTTGTCGAACGGGGATATGAAAACATCGCCGTGTTTGAAAAAGAAAGAAACAGTTTTGAAGGGCAGTCCGGCCATAATTCTGGCGTCATTCACTCTGGTGCATATTATGAACCCGGCTCACTTAAAGCACGGCTTTGCGTCGAGGGAAACCGGCGCATGTATGAAACGTGCGCACGCTATAGCGTTGCGCACCGGCGCACTGGAAAACTTGTCGTGGCGACGCGGACAGACCAGTTTGGAGCGCTTGAAGAATTGTCGAAAACCGCGCGGGAAAATGGCGTGTCCGGATCTATTGATGGAGAAAAGATGCGCATGCTAACCGCGGATGAAATACAAGAATATGAGCCAAATATTCGCGCAAAGGCAGCACTGTATGTTCCATCAACGGGAATTTTTGATGCAGTTGAATATTGCACGAAGATGAAACAGCGCGCTGAAAAAGATGAAAAGACGGTATTTTATGGAGCAGAAGTCATGAATATTGAAGCGCATGACAACTGGTTTAACCTGCGCATACAGTACCGCGATGGCACAACAGATACCGTGCGATCCCGCTTTTTAGTGAACGCCGCCGGCGTGCATGCCGACGATATTGGCCGAATGATACATCCAGAATTTCCATACACTTTCGTTCCTCAGCGTGGGGAATATTTCAGTTTCAGAAGCGGAAAGCGGCCGGAACTGCACATGAAGGGCCACTGCGTGTACCCAGTACCATTACTTGCTGACGATGGAAAAATGGTGAGCTTGGGCATTCATCTCACGCCGACGTTTGATGGCGACAAGATGTTGGTGGGGCCAACTGCGACTCTTATTCAGGACAAAAAAAAAGATACACAAGAGTTTGAGCCCCGTTCGTTGTTTTTTGAGCGGGTTCAGCCATTTTTACCCGGCCTTCAGGAAGAAGATCTTGCACAGGACCAATTTGGCATCACCATGCGCATCTTTACGCTTCCCTACAACCGCGTCACTGATTTCGTGATTGAGCCAGACCATTATTTTCCGCACGCAATCCATATGATCATGCCATCCCCGGGTTTTACATCGGCAGAGCCAGCAGGAGAATATACTGCTGATTTGGTTGATGAGATGAACAAGTAAAACAATGGAAAAAAATAGAGAAAAAGAAAAAAACAAACGAGCAGTAGCAACCTA
Proteins encoded in this window:
- a CDS encoding transglycosylase domain-containing protein — translated: MNKPMHSHIADEEIAERGITETSTKKEKGLVRRVATKIGAYVLAGSIALGAALGVEQFGSPIQRYVGKIMVEHEQGILEQTNNRVAKKLDDILDQLSPVPLKTLVQQYAQERSDGTITLLDRTKTPFAERPQYQGKVVQDRTRVIWKSLDEISPYLAAATVAAEDRRFEHHGAWDPAAAISAAADIAAARVQGKKTYPRGASTIAIQLADNLLCPAWNPPYACTADNKLVHKMREWLLAAKIESVSSKKDILETYLNSAYFGYEPRSKAHLVGVEAAAQHYFGKQAVSLDAGESVLLVAMIKKPSRYGTRAYADFSQGKLSTAAVNGLVQRAQYAIESFGEMSRNGEFQQPYYAAIKQDDVQRIIAQLHYRNLPFVRPTPATPRERAYEFEDVVLQQLEKLKLPAHGDVTIETTLDPGLQDFSRDVLRRSIEKIRASGAPKPEYLNGSIVVVDTENQELLSVVGGLGIDRNDYINRALRRTSVGSGFKPFITWMYLEQGGHITDTFKDAPKVLTYQFAPGKTKTYRPGNFKGHFSYQNITLEQALAESKNTIFAEVNFNLIRDLGAEKMKHALNMLGMGLEQYWLSSVLGTEVAPLDFAGAFSIFANGGTVHLNETGMVNLDPLKKIVYHDPTTGAEKIYPETGTAYAAITPQHSETLDHALRKVVVEGTGKRADITGYDIRGKTGTGLASFMFVGYEPALDRLVLVQFSSDEPAATGRLKLTGGEWAAPAAKEIFQYMIDHQKQS
- a CDS encoding ATP-binding protein; protein product: MMPDVIQIDGQALREGRKQAKSRMQLWGFTTPLQYHVGGRNTKEDLEKVVTSAEQTYGLYEAVMKTLLPLNPLGKSDEVIAKKALNLYALYVGCSEGLEALANGQDSGAHIERQASIPIGEFGFGIGKPDEYRPALDNLLKYHTKLFKTGTPALALQREFLAVMKKTIEREMQQQAYETVTGQLAGVTLAVNERMYRGFENGMQPSVEAAQSPEIVQRLSVSKNPGEIVVIGNDEALGEMSGMVKQLLLYDPASQTNVAFEGVKPVATLLFGPPGTGKTTIIKRLYAEAQTAATHKGVPVQWVNFDNSFKDMYHGNDVKNLMRRFDQLKDPRKISIGSVEDVDSVLQARSAHDASHIESQAINVFLNELDGLLTEYRGNYILIFTTNHVEKMDSALMNRITQHFEIRGPQTPVEYAQLFRYKMGDALPRVQMDKDGWQEFCRRCVEYSFSGRDIDKIAAVARKYVVNADGITPAIQTLPPNEQRTALAKMRRPVDAGYILHEVDQRHNANRHAELQKKRAATQHEYEFLEARYEAQRRFENGRGDGGNGNGVPSAYTPLSNPAAATDRTDRQTGNTRS
- a CDS encoding helix-turn-helix domain-containing protein — encoded protein: MIDAAPRQPGAQEEVLEHLGLSKNEGKVYLTLLELGTCNVGKIAEKSKLYRPNIYDALERLKRKGLANYVNIENKKQYQASDPSHLMNLLEQKETLLKSIMPQLMLNHKLASQRVEVQIFEGIPAIRNMTRRFVDKKEEIVCFGIPKIVTELNGVEFHNNLHVRRIENKTKMWHIYNVDGRERAKHLATLPYTNCKVFPYNNPVNTRVCGDEVAIVNYSAEPALLILIKNEQMAKAYKDYFWLLWEQAQEP
- a CDS encoding FAD-dependent oxidoreductase; translated protein: MTLIDVAIVGGGIGGLCTATALVERGYENIAVFEKERNSFEGQSGHNSGVIHSGAYYEPGSLKARLCVEGNRRMYETCARYSVAHRRTGKLVVATRTDQFGALEELSKTARENGVSGSIDGEKMRMLTADEIQEYEPNIRAKAALYVPSTGIFDAVEYCTKMKQRAEKDEKTVFYGAEVMNIEAHDNWFNLRIQYRDGTTDTVRSRFLVNAAGVHADDIGRMIHPEFPYTFVPQRGEYFSFRSGKRPELHMKGHCVYPVPLLADDGKMVSLGIHLTPTFDGDKMLVGPTATLIQDKKKDTQEFEPRSLFFERVQPFLPGLQEEDLAQDQFGITMRIFTLPYNRVTDFVIEPDHYFPHAIHMIMPSPGFTSAEPAGEYTADLVDEMNK